In the Chitinophagales bacterium genome, one interval contains:
- a CDS encoding LysR family transcriptional regulator, with the protein MNYTLNQLRIYLKVVQANSVTKAAEALHLTQPAVSIQLKNFQQQFDIPLIEVINKRIFVTEFGKEIAQAAEIILSEVHAINYKMQAHRGNVTGKLKISVVSTGKYVAPYFLADFIKQNGGVELQMDVTNKNKVIDSLERNEVDFSLVSVLPEHLRIDKVELMQNKLFVVGNNDRRFDRKQYDKTIFETIPLIYREQGSGTRHVMEKCIYKNNLPVQKKMELTSNEAVKQAVIAGLGYSIMPLIGIKNELENHQLQIIPVRGFPIKSTWSLIWRKGKKLSTAAAAYLSHLKKEKQHIIRDKFEWFEKY; encoded by the coding sequence ATGAACTACACGCTCAATCAATTGCGTATTTATCTGAAAGTGGTACAGGCAAATAGCGTTACCAAAGCTGCAGAAGCATTGCATCTTACCCAACCTGCCGTATCCATTCAGTTGAAAAACTTTCAGCAACAGTTTGACATTCCGCTGATCGAAGTGATCAACAAGCGGATTTTTGTGACTGAATTCGGAAAAGAAATAGCGCAGGCGGCTGAAATCATCCTTTCGGAAGTACATGCCATTAATTATAAAATGCAAGCGCACCGGGGAAATGTAACGGGCAAGCTGAAAATATCTGTCGTGTCCACCGGAAAGTATGTGGCGCCGTATTTCCTGGCTGATTTTATTAAACAGAATGGCGGAGTGGAGCTGCAGATGGATGTGACCAATAAGAATAAGGTAATAGACAGTTTGGAAAGGAATGAAGTGGATTTCTCCCTGGTAAGCGTATTACCGGAACATTTGCGGATTGATAAGGTAGAACTTATGCAAAATAAACTCTTTGTGGTCGGCAACAACGACAGGAGGTTTGATCGTAAACAATACGACAAAACAATTTTTGAAACCATACCGTTAATATACCGGGAGCAAGGTTCCGGCACAAGGCATGTGATGGAAAAATGCATTTATAAGAATAATCTGCCGGTGCAAAAGAAAATGGAGCTGACGAGTAACGAAGCGGTCAAGCAGGCTGTCATTGCAGGACTCGGTTACAGCATCATGCCGCTGATTGGCATTAAGAACGAATTGGAGAATCATCAGTTGCAGATAATTCCGGTCAGAGGATTTCCGATAAAATCTACCTGGTCTTTGATTTGGAGGAAAGGGAAGAAGCTGTCAACCGCAGCAGCTGCTTATTTAAGTCATCTTAAAAAGGAAAAGCAGCATATTATCAGAGATAAGTTTGAGTGGTTTGAGAAATACTGA
- a CDS encoding lysophospholipase, producing MNILLYIGLAWLAVCVIIYLVQERFIFHPEKLPQDFRFQYDRPFTELFFDVERNVRINALHFAVENPKGIILYFHGNTRSIKGWAKYSKDFTRYQYDLIMIDYRGFGKSTGKRSEDVMLKDAQFVYEEMKKKYREDQIIVYGRSIGSGFAVRVASLNMPRFCILDAPYYSFQHISSRYLPFLPMPFLLKYPIRADLWMEYVKCHTYILHGTKDKLIPISSSEKLAAIAPKRITLIRIEGGKHNNLPSFPQYHAFLRDILLY from the coding sequence ATGAACATCCTTCTTTACATCGGGCTGGCATGGCTGGCAGTATGTGTCATCATCTATCTTGTACAGGAGCGTTTTATTTTTCATCCTGAAAAGCTTCCGCAGGATTTCCGGTTTCAATATGACCGGCCTTTCACGGAACTGTTTTTTGATGTTGAACGCAATGTCCGGATCAATGCGCTGCACTTTGCAGTGGAAAACCCGAAAGGTATCATCCTCTATTTCCATGGCAACACCAGGAGCATCAAAGGCTGGGCTAAATATTCAAAAGACTTTACGAGGTATCAGTATGATCTGATCATGATCGACTATCGCGGCTTCGGAAAAAGCACCGGAAAACGATCAGAGGATGTGATGCTTAAAGATGCGCAATTTGTGTATGAGGAAATGAAGAAAAAATACCGGGAAGATCAGATTATCGTGTATGGAAGAAGCATCGGCAGCGGTTTTGCCGTACGTGTTGCCAGCCTGAATATGCCCCGTTTCTGTATCCTTGATGCGCCATATTACAGCTTTCAGCATATCTCCAGCCGTTACCTGCCTTTCCTGCCGATGCCCTTCCTGCTGAAATATCCGATCAGGGCGGACCTGTGGATGGAATATGTGAAGTGCCATACTTACATCCTGCATGGTACAAAAGACAAACTGATTCCCATCAGCAGCAGCGAGAAGCTGGCAGCCATTGCACCAAAACGAATCACGCTTATCAGGATTGAAGGAGGCAAGCATAACAACCTGCCTTCATTTCCGCAATATCATGCATTTTTGCGCGACATCTTATTGTACTAA
- a CDS encoding VirK family protein encodes MRNTIIACLLLFFPCLAMTQTPLYDFQHLMNALQSGKEVSAVIYYGKCDLYSKGVKEEKSPNAIGGLKLNTYEYFDSSMFHGKVPSFVTTSETVLINHPRYGYVFNYVKIKIKMDGSVEITARYLREKKLSSKYKVLMDETFKGKMNDGMNDGAIFLYAE; translated from the coding sequence ATGAGAAATACAATCATTGCCTGTTTGCTGCTGTTTTTTCCGTGTCTGGCCATGACGCAAACACCGCTTTACGATTTTCAGCACCTGATGAATGCGCTTCAATCCGGAAAGGAAGTCAGTGCTGTTATTTATTACGGCAAGTGTGATTTGTATTCCAAAGGAGTGAAAGAGGAAAAATCACCCAATGCAATAGGCGGGCTGAAACTCAATACCTACGAATATTTTGACAGCAGCATGTTCCACGGCAAAGTTCCGTCATTCGTAACCACCTCAGAAACGGTATTGATTAATCATCCCCGCTATGGGTATGTTTTCAACTACGTTAAAATAAAAATCAAGATGGATGGTTCTGTAGAAATAACAGCAAGGTATCTGAGGGAGAAAAAATTATCATCGAAGTATAAAGTGCTGATGGATGAAACTTTTAAAGGAAAGATGAATGACGGCATGAATGATGGTGCCATTTTTCTATATGCAGAATAA
- a CDS encoding T9SS type A sorting domain-containing protein: protein MKTNFHINKPYTLLCQREKLLSILAVMLLFLLTALSQNAKAQITNWTGKNICGTVQPAPVPVINPDTILNGDSVVIIPVVFHILTQGGAENISNSQVLRALQFLNNDFNRLNPDTSGIPEPFHLLRGNPKIEFRLARLDPQGNCTEGIERIYTPLTGAFNNFLQMQPSFSWDHTRYINIYIAKWIDYQSSPLYSGISYQAPVDSDQNLPEQYDATMVLYERFGAWMNGAPTGMPDHLLAHEIGHDLGLKHTWGLASGCGDDDDVEDTPLQDDASDGCAVFPQISCNNGPNGDMFNNLMDYGCRNMLSQGQSDRMRICLENNEWRTSLWKPSNLAATGVDAVYPSCTHPPIADFGYGNDAAWLCAGTPVYFNEAASWSPTNFQWQFTGGIPATSTDSFPTIIFPESGSHLVRLIVTNTLGSDTMEKPVWIAPAEVTYAFSNNSMTESFEEPVFNQQIPQWQLAGKKWSVTNLAAYSGNNSIRLDSSLRYFSTFFTHSFDLNQITGTGRKLEFKVACGLSSSGIIAGGLRVTWKRPCAYSKGDVVGDPTNADCGPLQPGDAILPDSLRTAFINTPFIPDSSQWKTITMDIPDSLAGLIQIGFDWGSFTVTNKLKGIYLDDIKIYSVSSGIADNMTGSCWNLYPNPANDLLFISCPQFHGHTITVTITGITGNQVYVVKNINAQQLTINTRDFADGMYMVSVQTENFKDTKRVLIQK from the coding sequence ATGAAAACGAATTTCCATATAAACAAACCTTACACTTTGCTTTGCCAGCGTGAGAAGTTGCTTTCCATTTTAGCAGTAATGCTACTGTTCCTGCTTACGGCATTAAGTCAAAATGCAAAAGCGCAGATCACCAATTGGACCGGTAAAAATATTTGCGGAACTGTTCAGCCTGCTCCAGTTCCAGTCATAAACCCGGATACTATTTTAAATGGTGATTCGGTCGTTATCATACCTGTCGTGTTTCACATACTCACCCAGGGAGGAGCAGAAAACATTTCAAATAGTCAGGTTCTTCGTGCATTGCAATTCCTCAATAATGACTTTAACCGGCTAAACCCTGACACCTCCGGTATACCGGAACCATTCCATTTACTGCGTGGCAATCCAAAAATTGAATTCCGGCTGGCGCGTTTGGACCCGCAAGGCAACTGCACGGAAGGTATTGAAAGAATCTATACCCCATTAACAGGTGCCTTCAATAATTTTCTTCAAATGCAACCGAGTTTCTCCTGGGATCATACCCGGTATATCAACATCTATATCGCGAAGTGGATTGACTATCAAAGCAGCCCCTTATACTCCGGTATAAGTTACCAGGCACCGGTTGACAGTGATCAGAATCTTCCGGAACAATATGATGCAACAATGGTTCTTTACGAGCGTTTCGGCGCCTGGATGAATGGAGCGCCTACCGGCATGCCGGATCATTTGCTCGCTCATGAAATAGGGCATGATTTAGGATTAAAACATACATGGGGCTTAGCTTCCGGCTGTGGTGATGATGACGATGTTGAAGATACTCCGTTACAGGACGATGCCAGTGATGGTTGCGCGGTTTTTCCGCAAATCAGCTGCAACAATGGTCCCAACGGGGATATGTTCAATAATCTCATGGATTATGGGTGCAGAAATATGCTTTCGCAAGGTCAGTCTGATCGCATGCGCATCTGCCTGGAAAATAATGAATGGCGTACATCACTGTGGAAACCGTCGAATCTTGCAGCAACAGGCGTTGATGCAGTTTATCCCTCTTGTACCCATCCTCCGATAGCTGACTTTGGTTATGGTAATGATGCGGCATGGTTATGCGCGGGAACGCCTGTCTATTTTAATGAAGCGGCATCCTGGAGCCCAACAAATTTTCAGTGGCAATTCACAGGGGGCATACCGGCAACTTCCACCGATAGTTTTCCCACCATTATATTTCCCGAAAGCGGATCGCATCTCGTAAGACTGATTGTGACGAATACTCTTGGATCTGATACCATGGAGAAACCGGTGTGGATAGCTCCTGCAGAAGTGACTTACGCTTTCAGTAATAATTCCATGACTGAATCCTTTGAAGAACCGGTTTTCAATCAACAGATTCCGCAATGGCAGCTGGCCGGTAAAAAATGGTCGGTAACCAATCTCGCTGCCTATTCAGGAAATAACTCCATACGGTTAGACAGCAGCTTACGGTACTTCAGTACATTTTTCACACATTCATTTGATCTGAACCAGATTACAGGAACAGGGCGGAAACTTGAGTTCAAGGTAGCCTGTGGTTTAAGCTCGTCAGGAATAATTGCCGGTGGATTACGTGTTACCTGGAAGCGACCATGCGCATATAGCAAAGGTGATGTAGTTGGAGATCCAACTAATGCTGATTGCGGACCACTGCAACCCGGCGATGCCATCTTGCCTGATTCTTTACGAACAGCTTTTATTAATACCCCTTTTATTCCGGACAGCAGTCAATGGAAAACAATAACCATGGATATCCCGGATAGTCTTGCTGGTTTAATTCAGATCGGTTTTGATTGGGGAAGTTTTACGGTGACTAACAAACTTAAAGGTATTTACCTGGATGATATCAAAATATATTCAGTTTCATCAGGCATTGCAGATAATATGACCGGGTCATGCTGGAACTTATATCCCAATCCGGCCAATGATTTATTATTCATCAGCTGCCCGCAATTTCACGGCCACACAATTACCGTCACCATAACCGGCATAACCGGTAACCAGGTTTATGTTGTCAAGAACATCAATGCGCAACAGTTAACGATCAATACCCGTGATTTTGCAGATGGCATGTATATGGTAAGCGTACAAACAGAGAATTTTAAGGATACAAAGAGAGTTCTGATACAAAAATGA
- a CDS encoding T9SS type A sorting domain-containing protein produces MQHATDIRWMVTGIIILLAGLSTGSNYAQEAGTIDSTFGTNGVVYCTTNFAPFNDTYCAFDDQENIISVSNFNDNSGFLLMRHTIDGLIDSSFGLQGSTAYCSPVNCGVNCMKLDGNNRILVGGYIKHIPDTLPLNYYDFCITRFLPNGNLDSSFGLHGQTAIDLGETEMVNDLALQNDSLILISGNSGFNAFGYGNTDVVLIRLQENGTPDSSFGTNSVVITDLIHRGFDQDYGSSLLVQPDGKILQIALNGPGINVVGQMCLLRYQHNGMMDSTFAKHGKFIESHSNSYNAHGNYIGLKTDGTIVVACNDGDVFGGGYFYTIRQLTPSGFADSSFADNGIIESMHGYAGPGIYAMQLQPDNKIVAFTREYDMSTQEYFTTLTRFTAQGFPDPGFGSMGRTLVDVNCLYANTLYDICMKPADKITLLALTGDFPGKELIFIARYNNDNTSDIHNEASVYPEEWFVYPNPSSGFLIIAWYGKVKNVDVTITGITGKIMYRSSALYSAEMILNISDFPDGLYMVQLSAGDFIQTKKILVEN; encoded by the coding sequence ATGCAACATGCAACCGACATCAGGTGGATGGTGACAGGCATCATCATCTTGCTTGCCGGCCTTTCCACCGGCAGCAATTATGCACAGGAGGCAGGTACTATAGACTCCACATTCGGTACAAACGGAGTGGTGTATTGCACGACAAATTTTGCTCCGTTCAATGATACATATTGTGCATTTGATGACCAGGAAAACATTATTTCTGTTTCAAATTTTAATGACAATTCCGGTTTTTTACTGATGCGACATACTATTGACGGTCTCATTGATTCCTCGTTCGGGCTGCAGGGCAGTACTGCTTATTGCTCACCGGTTAACTGTGGTGTTAATTGCATGAAATTGGATGGTAATAATCGCATACTGGTTGGCGGTTATATTAAACATATCCCTGACACATTACCACTCAACTATTACGATTTTTGCATTACCCGTTTCCTTCCCAACGGTAATCTTGATTCATCTTTCGGATTGCACGGGCAAACTGCCATAGATTTGGGAGAAACGGAAATGGTGAATGACCTGGCACTGCAAAACGACAGCCTGATTCTGATATCCGGAAATTCAGGATTTAATGCATTCGGATATGGCAATACTGATGTTGTTTTAATACGGTTACAGGAAAACGGAACTCCGGATTCCTCCTTTGGAACAAACAGTGTAGTAATTACTGATCTTATACACAGAGGTTTTGACCAGGACTACGGCAGCTCGCTCCTGGTTCAGCCTGATGGAAAAATCCTGCAAATTGCTCTCAATGGTCCGGGAATAAACGTTGTCGGCCAAATGTGCCTGCTCAGGTATCAGCACAACGGAATGATGGACTCCACCTTTGCGAAGCATGGAAAATTCATTGAATCCCATAGCAACAGCTATAATGCTCATGGCAATTATATTGGTCTAAAAACCGATGGTACTATTGTTGTTGCCTGTAATGATGGCGACGTCTTTGGAGGAGGCTACTTTTATACCATCAGGCAGTTGACTCCATCAGGTTTTGCAGACAGTTCCTTTGCGGATAACGGCATTATAGAGTCTATGCACGGATATGCAGGGCCGGGTATCTATGCGATGCAATTACAGCCTGACAACAAGATTGTTGCATTCACCAGGGAATATGATATGTCAACGCAGGAATATTTTACCACGCTTACCCGGTTCACGGCGCAGGGATTCCCTGATCCTGGTTTCGGCTCCATGGGAAGAACATTGGTTGACGTCAATTGCCTGTATGCAAATACTTTGTATGATATCTGTATGAAACCTGCTGACAAGATTACTTTACTTGCGCTGACCGGCGACTTCCCCGGCAAAGAGCTCATTTTTATCGCCAGGTACAATAACGATAATACCAGTGACATACATAATGAAGCGTCAGTGTACCCGGAAGAATGGTTTGTATATCCAAATCCTTCATCCGGTTTTTTGATCATTGCATGGTACGGAAAAGTAAAAAATGTTGATGTCACCATCACCGGCATTACCGGAAAAATCATGTATAGATCATCAGCTCTTTATTCAGCTGAAATGATATTGAACATCTCTGATTTTCCGGATGGTTTATATATGGTGCAGCTGAGCGCAGGTGATTTTATACAAACAAAAAAGATACTAGTTGAAAATTAA
- a CDS encoding lipocalin family protein: MRAIFLFLFSAFLLINSIKMNAQALQTVLYVDLDKYAGKWYEIASYPQRFQKGCYCTTAVYTLSSKGYVIVENRCNLNSINGKQSYIKGKAFVEKNSGNAKLKVQFFWPFTAKYWIIELAEDYSYAVVSHPNQKYLWILSRTPAMDEALYAQILNRLHEKNFDVTKLQRTIQQQN, from the coding sequence ATGCGGGCAATTTTTCTGTTCTTATTTTCTGCATTTTTGCTGATCAATTCAATAAAAATGAATGCGCAGGCCCTTCAAACAGTACTGTACGTTGACCTGGATAAATATGCCGGCAAATGGTACGAGATTGCATCGTATCCACAGCGGTTTCAGAAAGGTTGTTATTGCACAACGGCAGTCTATACGTTGAGCAGCAAGGGATATGTAATAGTGGAAAATCGCTGCAATCTCAATAGCATCAACGGAAAGCAATCCTATATTAAGGGGAAAGCTTTCGTTGAGAAAAATTCAGGCAATGCAAAACTGAAAGTGCAGTTCTTCTGGCCCTTCACTGCCAAGTACTGGATCATTGAACTGGCTGAGGACTACAGTTATGCGGTGGTCAGCCACCCAAACCAGAAGTATCTGTGGATACTATCACGAACACCGGCAATGGATGAAGCTCTCTACGCGCAAATCCTGAATCGCCTGCACGAAAAGAATTTTGATGTTACCAAACTTCAGCGAACCATTCAACAACAAAACTGA
- a CDS encoding carbonic anhydrase (macrophage inducible 5; Mig-5), whose amino-acid sequence MTKELQQDMTPLQVLQKLKDGNKRFAAGKSLQHNYRDAMHQTSGGQYPAAIILSCIDSRTPSEIIFDQNIGDVFNARIAGNFVNTDILGSMEFACKVAGAKLILVVGHSKCGAVKGACDHVQLGNLSSVINEITPAVDAVKNIEGERNSKNDAFVEAVARENVLLAIKEIRDKSDILSEMEAKGEIVIAGAMYDLKTGVVEFY is encoded by the coding sequence ATGACAAAAGAACTGCAGCAGGATATGACTCCCCTCCAGGTGCTGCAGAAACTGAAAGACGGGAATAAACGATTTGCAGCGGGAAAAAGCCTTCAGCATAACTACCGCGACGCCATGCATCAAACCTCAGGCGGGCAATATCCCGCGGCGATTATACTGAGCTGCATTGATTCCCGCACTCCATCTGAAATAATATTTGATCAGAACATCGGCGATGTTTTTAATGCCCGGATTGCCGGCAACTTTGTAAATACCGATATACTGGGCAGTATGGAATTTGCCTGCAAAGTGGCAGGGGCCAAATTAATTCTGGTGGTAGGCCATAGCAAATGCGGCGCGGTTAAAGGTGCCTGCGACCATGTGCAACTGGGTAATCTTTCCAGCGTAATCAATGAAATCACCCCTGCCGTTGATGCAGTAAAGAATATTGAAGGTGAACGCAACTCGAAAAACGATGCCTTCGTGGAGGCCGTGGCCAGGGAAAATGTGCTGCTCGCCATCAAAGAAATAAGAGATAAAAGCGACATTCTCAGCGAGATGGAAGCTAAAGGTGAAATAGTAATCGCCGGAGCCATGTATGATTTGAAAACAGGAGTCGTAGAATTTTATTAA
- a CDS encoding sodium-dependent bicarbonate transport family permease, with amino-acid sequence MEFQILLSNLTNPTLLFFVLGIAAARLKSDLEIPASSSKFISLYLLFSIGFKGGQELAHSGFTDEILYSLAFGLAIASLIPLYTFSILKRKLSISDAGAVAAAYGSVSAVTFVAAIAFLEGQNIVSGGHMVAVMALMESPAIIVGVILMLQFDKERTAGEKIDMKSIIHHSFTNGSVLMILGSLIIGLIADTKQAEGIKPFTTDIFKGFLAIFLLEMGMVTAKRFSAFVQYGWFVSIFAILVPAINGCVVAFISQYITADAGNRFIFAILAASASYIAVPAAMRLAAPKADPGLYVPMALGVTFPFNITIGMPLYFLIVNATT; translated from the coding sequence ATGGAATTTCAGATTTTACTCAGCAACTTAACCAATCCTACCCTATTGTTTTTTGTGTTGGGTATTGCAGCCGCCAGATTAAAAAGTGATCTGGAAATACCGGCCAGCAGCAGCAAATTCATTTCCCTTTACTTATTATTTTCTATCGGTTTCAAGGGCGGGCAGGAACTTGCACACAGCGGTTTTACCGATGAAATACTCTACTCACTTGCGTTCGGACTGGCCATTGCATCACTCATCCCGCTGTACACGTTTTCCATCCTAAAAAGAAAACTCAGCATCAGCGACGCCGGCGCGGTGGCTGCTGCGTATGGCTCTGTGAGTGCTGTAACCTTTGTGGCAGCCATAGCTTTCTTGGAAGGACAAAATATTGTATCCGGCGGGCACATGGTCGCAGTGATGGCATTAATGGAATCACCCGCCATTATTGTGGGCGTTATTCTGATGCTGCAGTTTGACAAGGAAAGAACAGCAGGCGAGAAAATAGATATGAAATCCATTATACATCATTCCTTTACCAATGGAAGTGTGCTGATGATTCTTGGCAGCCTGATTATTGGCTTAATCGCTGACACAAAGCAAGCTGAAGGCATCAAACCATTTACCACAGACATCTTTAAGGGCTTCCTGGCCATATTCCTGTTAGAGATGGGCATGGTAACAGCCAAACGGTTTTCTGCATTCGTACAATACGGCTGGTTTGTTTCCATCTTCGCCATACTTGTTCCCGCCATCAACGGTTGCGTGGTGGCATTCATCAGCCAATACATTACAGCCGATGCCGGCAACCGTTTTATCTTCGCCATACTGGCTGCAAGCGCATCATATATCGCAGTGCCTGCCGCCATGCGACTGGCTGCGCCCAAAGCTGATCCTGGCTTGTATGTGCCGATGGCATTGGGTGTTACCTTTCCCTTCAACATAACTATCGGAATGCCGCTGTATTTCCTCATAGTAAATGCAACAACCTGA
- a CDS encoding NAD(P)-binding domain-containing protein, whose translation MKIAIIGSGNVGSALAQSLIKAKHTVLIGAKLPFSERSVKLATIIGEDRFSSVTNAAKQCEVIIITTPPDSVPSIIPLLGDTTGKIIVDATNSIRSKPEGYATVFHAIRAMTNSSAVVKCFNTTGFENMLNPIYHGEGIDMFCAGNDKNAKQAVQQLCTDMGFANCYDFGGDDKVELLEKLALSWINLAIMQGHGRNLAIKILKR comes from the coding sequence ATGAAAATTGCAATCATCGGCAGTGGAAATGTAGGCAGTGCGTTGGCGCAATCGCTCATCAAAGCTAAGCACACCGTTTTAATTGGAGCAAAGCTTCCGTTCAGTGAAAGATCAGTTAAACTTGCCACTATCATTGGCGAAGACCGCTTTTCTTCCGTTACCAATGCCGCGAAACAATGTGAAGTGATCATCATCACCACTCCGCCTGACAGCGTGCCCAGCATCATTCCCCTGCTAGGTGATACCACCGGAAAAATAATTGTGGATGCCACCAATTCCATACGCAGCAAACCGGAAGGTTATGCTACCGTTTTCCATGCGATCAGGGCGATGACCAATTCATCTGCTGTCGTAAAATGTTTTAACACTACCGGTTTTGAAAACATGCTTAATCCCATTTATCATGGTGAAGGCATTGATATGTTTTGTGCCGGCAACGATAAAAACGCCAAGCAGGCAGTTCAACAGCTTTGCACCGATATGGGCTTTGCAAACTGCTACGACTTTGGCGGAGATGATAAGGTGGAACTGCTTGAAAAACTGGCACTCAGCTGGATAAATCTCGCTATCATGCAAGGGCATGGCAGAAATCTGGCCATTAAGATACTTAAGCGGTAA
- a CDS encoding beta-lactamase family protein: protein MKNLTILLCLLFPLTAYGQQDNDRLNNNLDAYFSALTALENFNGNVIVSIHGKILLDKTYNLAGASDSLKVTRNSRFIIASVSKIFIKVGILKLVEQHKIQLTDHLSRFIPDFPNGEKITVEQLMLHQSGLPRELTNFQDYDSLSLTQIVALAKLEKLQFEPGTETLYSNVGYFLLHYIIDQTSGIGYFAFMQQEVFNRMKLKHTSEFNATKRIPGFAFGFDHEDGRIIAAPFKSINQFETGNYLSTIGDLYSFSRQMVSGKVLPAPLMTELFGQDSTLIQAGGRPGYRAYFYMNLKTGVTFIFLSNYTDIPIQEATADVLNILADKPYEVPHKINRTAIQLSAETLKNYTGRFALEADITQIITIQLIGDKLFDVDASGEKTELFPESETTFFISPESKDGYVFTLNPQTHRYDLTIISSGLQLKTNRIE from the coding sequence ATGAAAAATCTTACAATACTTTTATGTTTGCTGTTCCCGCTAACTGCATACGGACAGCAGGATAATGACCGTTTGAATAATAATCTGGATGCGTATTTTTCCGCATTAACCGCTCTTGAAAATTTTAATGGCAACGTAATTGTTTCCATACATGGAAAAATACTGCTTGACAAAACGTATAACTTGGCAGGAGCTTCAGACAGTTTAAAAGTTACAAGAAACAGCAGGTTTATTATTGCTTCCGTCTCTAAGATTTTTATCAAGGTTGGCATCTTAAAACTGGTCGAACAGCATAAAATTCAGCTGACGGACCATCTAAGCCGGTTCATCCCCGATTTTCCAAACGGGGAAAAAATTACGGTGGAACAGTTAATGCTTCACCAATCCGGCTTGCCGAGAGAACTCACAAATTTCCAGGACTACGATAGCTTATCCCTTACACAAATCGTTGCATTGGCAAAACTGGAGAAGCTGCAATTTGAACCCGGAACGGAGACACTCTATTCCAATGTTGGCTACTTCCTGTTGCACTACATCATTGATCAGACTTCAGGCATCGGCTATTTTGCCTTTATGCAACAGGAAGTTTTCAATAGAATGAAATTGAAACACACCTCGGAGTTCAACGCAACAAAGCGGATTCCCGGATTTGCCTTCGGATTTGATCATGAGGATGGAAGAATCATTGCTGCGCCTTTCAAGTCCATCAACCAGTTTGAAACAGGCAATTACCTTTCCACCATTGGTGATTTGTATAGTTTTAGCCGGCAAATGGTCTCCGGCAAAGTCCTGCCAGCTCCACTCATGACTGAACTATTCGGGCAAGACAGCACGCTTATTCAGGCAGGCGGCAGGCCCGGATACAGGGCCTATTTTTACATGAATCTGAAAACAGGCGTAACCTTCATCTTTCTGTCAAACTATACCGACATTCCCATTCAGGAAGCGACCGCTGACGTCCTCAACATACTTGCCGATAAACCATACGAGGTTCCCCATAAAATCAATCGGACCGCCATTCAACTGTCCGCTGAAACACTAAAAAACTATACCGGCAGATTTGCGCTGGAGGCCGATATAACGCAAATAATAACGATTCAGTTAATCGGCGATAAATTATTTGATGTTGATGCAAGTGGTGAAAAAACGGAACTCTTTCCCGAAAGTGAAACCACCTTCTTTATCAGCCCGGAGTCAAAAGACGGCTATGTATTTACACTGAATCCGCAAACGCACCGATATGACCTGACCATCATTTCTTCAGGGTTGCAACTTAAAACCAACCGCATTGAATAA